The following proteins come from a genomic window of Pseudochaenichthys georgianus chromosome 19, fPseGeo1.2, whole genome shotgun sequence:
- the znf668 gene encoding zinc finger protein 668: protein MASPQPGSPPLAEQHTPPAQDEDSQQDEELVKDQPAKKRGRGRPPKSKPSFKCSACTEAFRSLSALRSHKLSAHVKDGQPQHLCSQCTKKFSSKAQLSKHERTHSAQRPFQCPDCHKAYKTPTELRNHSRSHTGEKPFVCTECGKAFMQAICLRIHMTQHSGERPYSCRQCSKSYPTLSKLKVHMRSHTGEKPYFCAECGKSFADPSVFRKHRRNHQGHRPYACDECGKTYTELKDLKNHERSHTGEKPFLCSDCGKAFSRSSSLACHQRIHSQNKPYQCEQCGKGFTQLSSYQSHLRTHSGEKPFLCPQCGKMFSDPSSFRRHQRAHLGFKPYPCDKCTKRFRQPADLAVHERVHSGERPYKCQSCDKAFVASWDLRRHMLVHTGLRPFSCTECDKSFAERSSLNKHRRVHSGERPFKCEECLKSFVVSSSLRKHERTHLAEHAEQQQQQEEQQQETEAGSASGFTAHTTLPQFSCTHCDATFGSWEEVQAHENLHSIDSTPLTVAKIVPMGLHVCESCQAEFAQLADLQEHEKQHPKPRPHVCDSCGKGFLNKSGLRKHQKIHSTSKPHSCPHCGKAFLFIAYLRKHLRTHADAPPAPTQLSDINIIHTDPLPSPPPSEVPSSTVEPSVISLTVPVTVPVTALQTLPE, encoded by the coding sequence ATGGCTTCTCCTCAGCCGGGCAGCCCCCCTCTCGCAGAGCAGCACACCCCTCCTGCACAGGACGAAGACAGCCAACAAGATGAAGAGCTGGTGAAAGATCAGCCTGCGAAAAAACGTGGCAGAGGCAGGCCTCCAAAATCCAAACCTTCCTTCAAATGCTCTGCATGCACAGAGGCTTTCAGGAGTCTGTCGGCGTTGCGGAGCCACAAGCTTTCGGCACATGTAAAGGACGGCCAGCCGCAACACTTGTGCTCTCAGTGTACGAAAAAATTCTCGAGCAAGGCTCAACTTTCAAAGCACGAGCGCACTCACTCGGCCCAGCGTCCCTTTCAGTGTCCCGACTGTCACAAGGCTTACAAGACTCCCACAGAGCTACGCAACCATAGCCGCTCTCACACTGGGGAGAAGCCATTCGTATGCACAGAGTGTGGTAAGGCCTTTATGCAAGCTATATGCCTGAGGATCCACATGACACAGCACAGCGGGGAGCGTCCTTACTCCTGCCGTCAGTGCTCAAAGAGCTACCCCACCCTGTCTAAATTGAAGGTGCATATGCGCTCTCACACAGGAGAAAAGCCATACTTCTGTGCTGAGTGTGGCAAGAGTTTCGCAGATCCCTCTGTGTTCCGAAAACACAGAAGGAACCACCAAGGCCATCGGCCGTACGCCTGTGATGAGTGCGGGAAAACGTACACAGAGCTGAAGGACCTGAAGAACCATGAGCGCTCGCACACTGGAGAGAAACCCTTCCTGTGCTCAGACTGTGGTAAAGCTTTCtcccgctcctcctctctggcctgCCATCAGCGCATCCACTCCCAGAACAAGCCCTATCAGTGTGAGCAGTGTGGCAAAGGCTTCACCCAGCTCTCCTCCTACCAGTCTCACCTCCGCACGCACTCTGGAGAGAAACCCTTCCTCTGCCCGCAGTGTGGCAAGATGTTTTCCGACCCCTCCAGTTTCCGGCGTCACCAACGGGCCCACTTGGGTTTCAAGCCGTACCCCTGCGATAAATGCACCAAGAGGTTCAGGCAGCCGGCCGATCTGGCCGTGCACGAGCGCGTCCACTCTGGAGAGCGTCCTTACAAATGCCAGAGCTGCGACAAGGCCTTCGTAGCGTCCTGGGATCTGCGGCGCCACATGCTCGTCCACACGGGGCTTCGGCCCTTTTCCTGCACAGAGTGTGACAAGTCATTCGCAGAGCGCTCCAGCCTCAACAAGCACCGGCGTGTGCACTCTGGGGAGAGGCCGTTCAAATGTGAGGAGTGTCTGAAGTCCTTTGTGGTTTCCTCCAGCCTGCGCAAACATGAGAGGACTCACCTAGCTGAGCATGCtgagcagcaacaacaacaagaagaaCAGCAACAAGAGACAGAGGCCGGGTCAGCGTCAGGCTTCACTGCCCACACAACTCTCCCTCAGTTCTCCTGCACTCACTGCGATGCTACGTTTGGCAGCTGGGAGGAAGTCCAGGCGCATGAGAATCTCCACTCGATTGATTCTACACCGCTGACTGTTGCCAAAATCGTGCCAATGGGCTTGCATGTCTGTGAGAGCTGCCAGGCAGAGTTTGCACAGCTGGCAGACCTGCAGGAGCACGAGAAGCAGCATCCGAAGCCGAGACCTCACGTCTGCGACAGCTGCGGCAAAGGCTTCCTCAACAAATCTGGCCTGCGTAAACACCAGAAGATCCACTCCACCAGCAAGCCCCACAGCTGCCCGCACTGTGGCAAAGCGTTCCTGTTCATTGCCTACCTTCGCAAGCACTTACGGACTCATGCAGACGCCCCCCCggcccccacacagctcagtgacatAAACATTATCCACACCGACCcgcttccttctcctcctcccagTGAGGTTCCCTCCTCCACTGTGGAACCCAGCGTCATTTCCCTGACCGTTCCCGTGACCGTACCTGTGACGGCTTTACAGACTCTGCCGGAGTAG